tattgtgAACACAGTTTTATTGATGTGTGTATATTAGATCGGTAGGATATGATGAAGCTTACACTTTGAATTTCCTTGAAGGCAATTAGTGTTGGTCGATGACCCCCCCCCCACACATACACATTCACACTATTTTTTTGATAATCATGCTTACATATCAGCATTTGGAGCTGGCATTCGAATGCTAAACGAATGGACACGTGAAATGGTCGCCCCTGCAGGACACTTGTTAGTTTCTTGGCTAAGAAAgctgtttatattttcttatttgtacaatgtttaattttaagtgaGCGAAGCGGACGAAGTGCTGGCGTCGAGTAACTGGAAGAGACTCGACCCAGCAACTTTCCGATTAGTTAGATGAGaggttatatatatttttttgttatgttttgCGCTATTACTGAGGAATTTTACATGGTTTCTTTTTACATAGCTAAGCCCCCAAGCCCCCGAGTtgaaatgattatttttttggatTGTCCGTTAAGCGTTTATCAgggaatttcaatttttaaagacattttaaaaattgtaaattcaTTTAACTCAACACCAACCAGTccccttatttttttgtcaCCTGAATTGAATTTTGTTACGAACCTgagttattatatatatattttgtatagtttttgtTCTGGATTAGTTCTAAGCTCATTATCAATGTTGAACATAATCGCGGCGATggctgattgattgattgattgattgattgttgaactttgttttaaGGCTTTATCATTCCTCGGCTTTTTTGGCCGTTCCACACCAGTTTTAGAGCTCCGCTCGGCACTATGATTATAATTTATGTCCAAACACTCATTTCCATGTATTTTGAGAACGGATCTCAAGCGCCTATATATtaactatatttaaaatattcacactTGTATGTAGCCACATAGTATTACATATTGAACTTTACGCAAGGccttaactttatttaaaagttacTCATTTTGTACACCTAATACGCATAGTGAAAATAACCTTTAACTCTATACTTAAACCAAAACCGAACGAACGCGAACTCTCTAAATTCAATCATAAAACCAAACACACACGTACTCTCGAAACAAaaccacaaatatatataacaaatcgCTTTTGACTTCGCCTTGGTTTCATTTTGGCCACTCTTATTACAAGCTTAACACCTAACACTAACCTTGCGCTTCCCATGCTGATTGTTACTCCTTAGCTAACCAAGTTAAGAAACTAGAACTAGTCTAATATcaacatttaaattcaaaCGAATTTAAgcataaaaacaatcaaattaCTTTACCGAAACAACTGAATACTCAGAAAGACAGAGAGCAACCAATGTAATCGAGTATTTCAGACTCAACGAGAGACAACGGGTGTTATGTGTCATTTTAACGCATATGGCCCTCCTAGGcattaattgtttttagcaTTATCTCGTACATCACACATTTACACACGCATTACGATGAACCTACAGGGATTTTAAGGTAGTCTTcaaaagaaacaaatataaaaaaccatGTAATTATAACAATAACGAACGAAAAACGGCGACTAGGAGGGAGCGGAATAGTTgaatttgtttagtttttaatatatagatTTGCTGCGAGGATaagcaatttttaaagtaGTCGAGGGATTGCGGGTCTAGGCAAATCAAGGATGCCTCTTAGTGTAACGGTTTCTGTTGTAGCGCCTATACCTAGCTTAGTTTCCTTTAGCCAGGACCAGTTCGCACTGGCCTGGCCGGTGTATGATTAGCAATGAACATAAGCCCAGGCCCACAAGTGCAGTGCATTGTTATTAACCATTtaccatatacatatatgtacgttACCTATCTATacacccaaacacacacacacacacacacataaataaTGCCTTCGATTAGGAGAGAGGAGAACCCAAACCAAGAAAAAATCACCCACTTAAATCGCTTTAATGCCAACCACAAATCAAAAAGCTTATTGACTACTTTTAATGCAATCGCCAAGAATTGTAAAGTATGCCTACCAAGTGGAATCAGCATGGCATTGGTACTAGATCATAGAAAGTAAAAGGATATCAGGTGTGGAGAAAAGTAAAGGAATGTCTATGTGGCCCTTATATTATTACCCTCGAACGGCGAATAATATTCCCTCAAAATAAGAGGAATACCACgaacaaataatatatattttaaagccagTGTTTATTCCAGTTAAGTCGTGGATAGTTGCAGAAGGGAGAATACCTTAACCTAAGCTAGacaaactgtaaatatatacggATAAAATGGTGCTTTAGCTAAATTATTAGTAATCGTAAGACTTACCTTGATAGGAAAACATTAATGCTCCAAAACTGCAACAGCAAAAGACCTTATTTCACTTCCCCTCAGGAGTGTTGAGGGGCgtatcttttttaaatttattttttagcctTTATAATGAAAGTAATTAGGTACCAGTACCATTCTTTTATTGAGAAAATCTGATAAATGTTTCGAATCTATTGGATACATCAACGTGTTTTTAGCTCGCAGAACATCAAGCTCACATTTCGGATAACTAAATACACTAATAAACCTACACTAGCacacaaatatacacaaacacacacactcgcacacttgCAGAACATAttcttaaacaattttaaataactctAAAATTTACCATATTTTTACTAACCAAAAGAATAACAAATGAAAGAAGAAAGCCAAGCGGGGTGACTTTTAAATGGAACTTTTTAAGGCTATACATTTCGCAAGAAGCAATTAGCGACTAAATCTCGATCGTATATTACACAGTTTTACTTTAACGTTTTTAACGCTTTTACAGGCTTAAGAACAAACAGAAcgtgaattttaaattaacactTACACATACATACAAGTACTATGTGAAGCAAACAGTTTTAAACTTTTTCACACGGCTTTTCCACTCGATTAACatgaagtttttattttcaatcaaAATCAACCTAAAGAAAATGCGAATCAAGGAGGGGAGAGATTAACAAATGTATCAAAAATATAATGTTTAAACGAAATGTAAAGGAACCAAAATCGAACGCTTCCCACGCAAAAACcgataatattaaatttttagcaAAGTAAAGCAGAAAATATTAAGAGAAAATATGCAAGGCGTAATTATTAGGCAACAATTCAACATAATTAACAATCCAaaagtacatatatttaaaataaacatacatattttacTGACAACACCCATAAGTCATCTGATTTATCTTACGTCTCTACTTTTAAGCCAGTCTATCTACACATTATACAgagtaaaaattatttttaaaagcatacAAAATGGGGAGCGCCCTTCCCCGTGGACGGAATATCTCTCTACCTATGCCGATATCTCGAACACACTCATTAAATAACCTCTCTATACTGTACTCTAAACTAACTGCATACTAAATACTCGTATTCGAAACCCTATAACAGATATTTTTACTATCGTATTACTCATTGTACTGTCAACTGTATTCAAAGACACACAAGTGAACATGTGAGACACATTTTGGGGGAACATTAGCAAGAACtttgcaaattgaattttaaaccAACAATATTTGCTCGGCAAATGTGTTACCAGTTAGGCCTAAGCGTAGCGTTAAGGGATAAGAGAATGCAATAAGAACGGTTTTTAAAAAGACTATTATACaacctatatatatacaccaaGGAATATATAATAACGATAATTCAGAAAGGAATACTAAGCTTTTAATGCAATAATCAAATACcacatatactatatacatacatgcatatatatatattttaataattacttGCGGGGCAACCGATGGCGATTCAGTTAAGAGCTGCCCCGCCCAAAATTCGTATACCGTTATTATAGCCAAGGAGCGGAAGGATATTTAGAAGAATATTTAGTAGCGGGCGCCGGATCCTTGACCGGATAAGGCGGCTCAACTAATTGATTTTCCCACCTTATATAggaatataaacaaaaaattactgCAGTGCCATTTTAAATAGCTTCCgataagtaaaaatatatatacaaatacatgaatatttataaaatacaagGCATATATTAGTACGTACATAAATACTTGGTACAATGTTGTTCCTAGTTCTTAGAGGCCTCCGGGAAAGCACTACCTATTCGCTCCTTCAAAATGAGAACTCAAAAGAACGAATTGAAGAATCCTGCGAACAATGTTTCTTGTAGAAAAGGAGAGTTTGGTTGAATACTTGGAAGGCCTCTGCTAATTTCGAACACGACGGTGTACACGCAATATAAATTCATacaaataaagatatatacctatttatgtactaataattattatatattgttaTGAGCAAGAGTTCAAATTGCATTATAGTtataacaaaaacagaaagaaaaaaaactgacACAGATTCACACTTACACAACAACTACAAAAGCAAATGGAACAATGTTGAACATATTTTGAGTGCGTGGAAATtttttgggaactttttgaagcttttttttttgtaaatggaGCGACGATCTTCAATCGAATATGCAAACGGAAGaggaaatattaaatgtaataattattaaagcaGAATACAACTCCTGTAGCTAGGTATATTatcgaaaattaacaaatccCTGAACTATATCTCTATATCAAAATAAcgagaattttaataaacgccGCACCTAATAGACAGCAGTTATAATAGGGCTATACAATAAAACGATAACAACTTCATTCATACTTCGTACATCTAAAGAGCTTACCAAAGGAAGCGGCAGTCAGGCGGAGCGAATAACTAGTAACTGTTAATATTTACCCGCTTGCGGCTGACACAGGCAAAGAAATTGTAAAGAAAGAAAccaaatatatagtatatatttacTAACGAATGTTATTTTTAACCATTACCACTGGTCAGGAGCTTCCCCGGCTCCTGGACAGGTCCCTCATGTAATCTATAAATCCAATTATTTAGCCTGGAATCATGCATAACAAGTATAATATCAGACATAtgagtattttaaaaatgcctAAAGACGAAACATTGTATACAATGACTGCTAAACCGACAAATCGTATGAACGAGGGGGAGATAATAATAGAAACTCTGGTAATGAACCCTCACCAGGGGGCTGACAATATATGGGAGGAGCCTGTAAAATAGGTTAATCATTCTGCTGGCAAAAACAAAGCATATACTGAACCACATGTATCGGAATCTAACAGAATACAATAAAAGAAGTAACAGATAATAAAGGACACACAGACCAAACATTCCCCAACTTTGATCTTTTCTTTCACAATTAGCGTGTATTTTGTGCTTCTTTAAAGGATACAAATCTTACATGCTAAACACTTGCGAGTGCCGTAGAAAAAACTGCATCATTCCCACATACAAAACATTTTTACCGACTAGCTTAAAACTCTTGATCAACAATTACGAGTACACAGATTGCAAACACGAACGACAAGGATGACGCCACAGCTCGACTACTTGTTCAGTCTTCTCTTGGCAAAGATCTGGTAGATGCCGAGGCCAGCCGACAGGGTACCGATTGCCCCCACCTGAAATGTGGACAGCTTGCCGCCCCAAAGATAGCCCTTGGGCAGCGTGCTGACAGCGTGTACGAAGTCGAGGGATATGCGAACGATGGACACCATTTCCAGCCGGTGCTTTGCCAAGGACTTGGTATCCAAGCTGTGGATTCATAAGGATTATGAGGCACTCTTGGGGTACGTTGGTCGTTTGCTACTCACTCGTTTAGGTTTGCGGTGCGGTTTAGTTTGTCCTGATTTAGTGAAAAATTTCGCATTGTTCTGAAAtgattatataatttttgtaagaaaATGTCGGCTTATCAAAGATTTATCTTCAATTTCCTAGTGCTTCGTACTAACCTCATCAGGTTCAGATATACTGACAGTACCCAGAATATGGAGTTCACATTGTCCCAGCTGTCCGCATGCTTTACGTCCACAATCTTGTGTTCGGCCAGCCAGCAAACCTTCTCGATAGGATAGTAGAGCAGATCTACAATGTTGGCGGTCACGCCGAGCACGGCCATAACGCGATCTGGTTCATTCTCTCCCAGCCCATACTCCAGGGCATACTGGATCATGGGTATGTCGTCGATGAGGCGAAGAGTGGCCCTGGCTCCCGAGATCTTTGAGCTGGCGGTGGCGTATCGCTTGGCCAGATCAGGATTCCTCTTGGCATGGTATCCTGCCACCAGTTTGGCGCTGTAGCACAGCGCCTTCATTACCTGCGTAAATGAGAGAAAATAGGTGCTTAATATCATATATACTACTATTTTTatgaatgatatttttcaaCATCTCTGTTGTTTACCTTTACTTGACCTCGATTGCCCGCCTCAGCCCTGCAATTTGTGAAATTGCTTGGATGTCACAAACAGATAAAACGCAATCAGCGATAAAAAGAACACAACGAAAGCCACGAGCATCTCGTTTGCCGACTGCCAGTGGAGTGCACCTGGGGGACTCCTCCCGCCGACAGGATGGGTAATGGGGTTGTGCCACTGTTTACCCATCAATACTACAGTTTATTTGCCCAGCCATCAATGAATTATGTAGTTGTTCAATACGAAAGCAAAGGGTATTTTAGAAACGAAGCTACACTTTCAGGTGTTACTTTTAAGACAAGCTAAATCATAtatcctatatatataatattaaaattggattttaaattattggGTAAAGGAtttcttttgagatttttatataGCAAAAATATAAGCTTCAAACTTGTCGCCCTAGAaacaactaaataaaaaaatgtgtcTGAAACTCGGCtctaaaatatagaaattcaaACACAAGTTACAAAAATGCTACGTAAATTTTAGAACTCTTCAAAAGGGTAGAGTAACCCTTGATTTTGGGTATTCCCTGTCGGATCGCGTGTTTCTCGCCGAATGGGTGGGTTAGTGGGCCAAACAAACCTTTCGCTCGTAGCGTATTATCCGCTTTATTTGGCATCGGGTTAACTGTTTGCCGGCTATAGTATTCAACATTATCTCGCCGCGAACGCCGCCAAATAGCGACTGATAAGCCAGAAGCAAAGAAACCCATTGCGAATGCTCTCAAAGAAGTAAGGCAAGGTCCAATCTGCCGCTACTTCCTCGTCCAAGACCCCTGCCCAAtgtcagcagcagctccaccgCGAAAACCTGTTGGTTGGGTTTGCGTTAACTTCGACCGAGCCCCCCGATGGACCAGTCCGAAAACAACCCGTGAATATGCCACgatgcattttttaaattgagcTTTGTTTTGGGAAACACttagaaaaatgtaaacaaacaggTGTGCGGCAGTTTGGATGGGAAATTGATTTTGCAGTGTGGGGTGTGTTTATATGTTACCTTATCGCGCCCTCCATAGGAATCGATGATATCACAGAATTCGTTGACAAACTTTGTTGTGCTGGTCATAATTGCTTCGGTTGAAGGCCAGGTACCGTTGTATAGCAGGCAAAAACTCCAACTGAGAAACACAGTAAACGGAAGAAATTGTCGCGGGCggggaaacaacaacaatcagcTGAGGTGAGCCAGTGATGCCAGCCCAGCTGCACCTTTCACAATGACGAGGGCTAGAAAATAGCTAACTACTAATAGCCAGAATTGGTTGGATGAAAACTGCTATTGATAATGTACTTTAACTTGTGCGAATTTTAAagatatgtattattttatggTAAACTTACTAAATTTGCTCCCTAGTTAAAAAAAACCATTGTTTTCAGTCAACACGTTTaaaactttttgtattttgtacattttcttaaaatagCTATTTCACCAACACTAACGACAACAAATGCTGCCGAACAGCTGTTTCCTCCGCTGCACACCGATAACCGCCGATAGTTCGCCGCAACACTGTTATCGGACGCTGCAGCTATCGGACGCACGGCAGGACGGGATCAGGATACGGAGACGGATTTGGCGAGGATAACACACAACCATGAGCTTGcccagcgccagcagcagcagccacgcccaTGCCCATGCTGCGTCGCCCGTTTacagcaatagcaacagcaacaataacaacaagtcGAGTGCGGGCAACAAGAAAACCTCCTCGAAAAACGATTTGCTGCGCTGCGCCGTCGGACTTCTGCTGAAGCAGAAAAATTACGTGGTAAGTGATGGATCTCCTCTCCACACTCTCCCATTCAGCAATCTAACTGTGTTTATGGTGTTACTCCTCTAGGGAAACGAACGCTTCCGCCGCTCAGACTTTCTGTTACTGCAGAACAAGCAGCAGTTCGCGGTAAACAAAATGTTGGACACGGATCTGCACGGAGGGAACAGCTTTACCTACTCGAATGTACAGGTGATCACCAACAATCAGCACACTGTGGACCAGCAGTTCGGACGCTTCTCGCAGTTCGTGGAGGCTCAGGCAGAGCCGCTGAGATTGGAGATGAAGCGGTTCTATGGACCGATGCTGTGCCACTTCTATCTGGATCTGCTCAAGGCGCGCGAACCCAGAGGCGCTGTTGAACTTCTGCGCAAATACGCCCATTTGGTGGCGCCTGTGGACCTCTATGACGCCCCACCGCCCACCAAGATCAACGGCTGTTCAACCTCTGCCTCCGAGTCCACTTTCCACATACGGTTTGCCAGAGAGGCCCAGGACACTGGGGACACGGAGCTCGACTACTTTATGCGCCTCGTGCAGATCTTGAGTGGTTGCACACGGCTGGAAGCAGCCGAGTCGGACGACACGGTGGCCCACTTTCGGTCCTCTAAGTACGAGCTGCACACATCGGCCCAGGTGGTGGAGAAGATTTGTGCCTATCTGCAGAGGCGAGGCCATGTCCTGATCATGAACCTGCTCTACACCTGGCTGCAAATACATATCGTGGAGAATGAGCAACGCGCCTTCAGCGAGGATCACCTCCTGGGCTTGTCGGACGACCTGGACGGTGAGGAGGCTGAGGAGGAGGTGGCAGCCAAGCCAACAGTATCCTTTCCTCCCCGCGGTGATTACAAGCCGGGCAAGTCATTGGTCGAAAAGTCTACTAAAAAACGACCCGCGGAGGAGCCAAACATCAAGCTGGAGACGGACATTAAGCGGGAGATAGAAGCGGAGGAGTCCGCGGAAGCATGCAAGCCCCAGCTTAATGTTGACGCCTGCCTGGACAGCCTCAAGTCAGCCACCGAACAGATACTCAAGGCCCAAGTAGAGCTACCGCGCATTCTCAGGATCAGCGAGCGCTCCCGGGGCCTCACCTCCGCCCATTTGGATTCCAGTGAGTGTCACCTGCTCGCCGGTTTCGACAACTCCGCCGTGCAGCTGTGGCAGCTCAACCAGCACAGTTGCCGCGGCAAGAGCTTCTACAGACGCTATCCGCAATCGCAGTGTCCTTGGGAGCTGAACAGCTGCGTAGACCAGAAGGGAATAGAGCAGGATGCGGAGGATGAGGACAGCAGTGAGGAGGATGTCCGGTGTTCCGAGGAAGATCGGAGAGAGCGCAACAGGGCAAGGCACAGCAAATACACTGACAATTCCTAGTAAGTTTAGACAGCGGGGAATCCCCTTGAAGCCTTTTAActatctttattttctttatagcAACGAATTCGGCGGCCTGCAGCTGAGGGGTCACACCAGAGGCGTCACCGACGTGCGCTTCTCAGCCCATTATCCCCTCATGTACAGTGTGTCCAAGGACGCCACCATGCGGTGCTGGCGGGCGCATAATTTGCACTGCGCAGCCATTTACAGAAGTCACAACTATCCAATCTGGTGTTTGGACGAGAGTCCAGTTGGCCAGTACGTCGTCACGGGCTCAAAGGATCTGACAGCTCGCCTGTGGTCGCTGGAGAAGGAGCATGCCCTCATCATATATGCCGGTCACACGCAGGACGTTGAGGTGGGTAACGAACTAAGAACAGGCAACAATAATACATCGAACATTTTCCACAGTGCGTGGCATTCCATCCGAATGGCAACTATATAGCCACCGGCTCGGCGGACCACTCAG
Above is a genomic segment from Drosophila kikkawai strain 14028-0561.14 chromosome 3R, DkikHiC1v2, whole genome shotgun sequence containing:
- the Pex11c gene encoding peroxisomal membrane protein 11C, translating into MTSTTKFVNEFCDIIDSYGGRDKVMKALCYSAKLVAGYHAKRNPDLAKRYATASSKISGARATLRLIDDIPMIQYALEYGLGENEPDRVMAVLGVTANIVDLLYYPIEKVCWLAEHKIVDVKHADSWDNVNSIFWVLSVYLNLMRTMRNFSLNQDKLNRTANLNDLDTKSLAKHRLEMVSIVRISLDFVHAVSTLPKGYLWGGKLSTFQVGAIGTLSAGLGIYQIFAKRRLNK
- the wda gene encoding TAF5-like RNA polymerase II p300/CBP-associated factor-associated factor 65 kDa subunit 5L; amino-acid sequence: MSLPSASSSSHAHAHAASPVYSNSNSNNNNKSSAGNKKTSSKNDLLRCAVGLLLKQKNYVGNERFRRSDFLLLQNKQQFAVNKMLDTDLHGGNSFTYSNVQVITNNQHTVDQQFGRFSQFVEAQAEPLRLEMKRFYGPMLCHFYLDLLKAREPRGAVELLRKYAHLVAPVDLYDAPPPTKINGCSTSASESTFHIRFAREAQDTGDTELDYFMRLVQILSGCTRLEAAESDDTVAHFRSSKYELHTSAQVVEKICAYLQRRGHVLIMNLLYTWLQIHIVENEQRAFSEDHLLGLSDDLDGEEAEEEVAAKPTVSFPPRGDYKPGKSLVEKSTKKRPAEEPNIKLETDIKREIEAEESAEACKPQLNVDACLDSLKSATEQILKAQVELPRILRISERSRGLTSAHLDSSECHLLAGFDNSAVQLWQLNQHSCRGKSFYRRYPQSQCPWELNSCVDQKGIEQDAEDEDSSEEDVRCSEEDRRERNRARHSKYTDNSYNEFGGLQLRGHTRGVTDVRFSAHYPLMYSVSKDATMRCWRAHNLHCAAIYRSHNYPIWCLDESPVGQYVVTGSKDLTARLWSLEKEHALIIYAGHTQDVECVAFHPNGNYIATGSADHSVRLWCATSGKLMRVFADCRQAVTQLAFSPDGKMLAAAGEETKVRIFDLAAGAQLAELKDHATSISSLSWSPHNQHLATACTDGSLRLWDIKKLSPMGDSSGAGSSSSASTSYSSATTNRVLTLNSSCQRLVDVFYAPSKTLYCIGT